A region from the SAR202 cluster bacterium genome encodes:
- the lspA gene encoding signal peptidase II, translating into MTILNNDPQAQTSAPAPAPQPPARKAAKLAWYKDAYLLASVLGVFLLDRLTKVIVVQALDLYESWPRDGFFRFTYGQNTGTAFGLFPNQTVALIFASFIAIGFLIYFYRTHAMPSRLLRLAIGLQLGGAFGNLFDRMMHRAVVDFIDVGPWPIFNLADSSIVVGIGLLVVAMFITTEPAEKKPAPAVIERLDSPAPAVEESR; encoded by the coding sequence ATGACCATTCTGAACAACGACCCTCAGGCCCAGACATCCGCTCCCGCGCCCGCTCCTCAACCCCCTGCGCGGAAGGCTGCCAAGCTGGCCTGGTACAAAGACGCCTACCTATTGGCGTCAGTACTCGGAGTGTTTCTTCTCGACCGCCTGACCAAAGTAATCGTGGTGCAGGCGCTTGACCTGTATGAGTCGTGGCCGCGCGACGGCTTCTTCCGGTTCACATATGGGCAAAACACGGGTACGGCGTTTGGGCTGTTCCCTAACCAGACCGTTGCCCTTATCTTCGCCTCGTTCATCGCCATTGGCTTCCTGATCTACTTCTACAGGACGCACGCCATGCCCAGCCGCCTCCTGCGGCTGGCGATCGGCCTCCAGCTGGGCGGGGCGTTCGGCAACCTGTTCGACAGGATGATGCACCGCGCGGTGGTGGACTTCATCGACGTGGGTCCGTGGCCCATCTTCAACCTGGCGGACTCCTCCATCGTAGTGGGCATCGGCCTGCTCGTCGTCGCGATGTTCATAACGACGGAGCCGGCTGAAAAGAAGCCTGCGCCGGCCGTGATCGAGCGGCTCGACTCCCCCGCGCCCGCGGTGGAAGAGTCCCGGTAA
- a CDS encoding RluA family pseudouridine synthase produces MPHTYEAVAESGGERLDRFLAGRFPDLSRSRIQTLIEDGHVTVDDRSTKASERPRAGQRIVVTVPDPGPSAIEPRDIPLNIVYEDRHIMVVDKPAGLTVHPAAGHYNDTLANAVLAHDPDIEGVGGEVRPGIVHRLDKDTSGLLVIAKTDEAHRRLTAQFMEREVTKVYLALVHGSLKQDEATIDAPIGRHPGDRKRMAVVSTGRHAATKIRVVARYRGHTLIEAQPVTGRTHQIRVHLASIGHPVAGDATYGKGHAVLKRQFLHAHRLGFCHPETGEYMEFTSDLPPDLRWVLDDLVAPV; encoded by the coding sequence GTGCCACACACGTACGAGGCTGTGGCTGAGTCGGGCGGCGAGAGGCTGGACAGGTTCCTTGCCGGCCGTTTCCCCGACCTTTCCCGCTCGCGCATCCAGACGCTGATCGAAGACGGCCACGTCACCGTGGACGACCGTTCAACGAAGGCGTCTGAGAGGCCCCGGGCGGGCCAGCGCATCGTGGTGACCGTGCCGGACCCCGGTCCGAGCGCGATCGAGCCGCGGGACATTCCCCTCAACATCGTTTACGAAGACCGGCACATCATGGTGGTGGACAAGCCCGCCGGGCTGACAGTGCACCCCGCCGCCGGCCACTACAACGACACCCTTGCCAATGCCGTGCTGGCCCACGACCCGGATATCGAGGGCGTGGGTGGAGAGGTGCGGCCGGGCATCGTGCACCGGCTGGACAAGGACACATCCGGCCTGCTCGTGATTGCGAAGACCGATGAGGCCCACCGCAGGCTGACCGCCCAGTTCATGGAGCGCGAGGTGACGAAGGTCTACCTGGCGCTCGTGCACGGGAGCCTCAAGCAGGACGAGGCGACTATCGACGCTCCGATCGGCCGCCATCCGGGCGACCGAAAGCGCATGGCCGTGGTGTCCACGGGGCGCCATGCCGCGACGAAGATACGCGTTGTCGCGCGGTACCGGGGCCACACGCTGATCGAGGCACAGCCGGTCACCGGGCGGACGCACCAGATACGCGTTCACCTGGCCTCCATAGGCCACCCGGTTGCAGGCGATGCCACGTACGGCAAGGGGCACGCCGTTCTGAAGCGCCAGTTCCTGCACGCACACCGCCTTGGGTTCTGCCACCCGGAGACCGGCGAGTACATGGAGTTCACGTCGGACCTGCCGCCGGACCTGCGGTGGGTCCTGGACGACCTGGTAGCGCCGGTATGA